One genomic region from Siniperca chuatsi isolate FFG_IHB_CAS linkage group LG18, ASM2008510v1, whole genome shotgun sequence encodes:
- the actr1b gene encoding actin related protein 1B: MESYDILANQPVVIDNGSGVIKAGFAGDQIPKYCFPNYVGRPKHVRVMAGALEGDLFIGPKAEEHRGLLSVRYPMEHGIVKDWNDMERIWQYVYSKEQLQTFSEEHPVLLTEAPLNPSKNREKAAEVFFETFNVPALFISMQAVLSLYATGRTTGVVLDSGDGVTHVVPIYEGFAIPHSIMRVDIAGRDVSRYLRLLLRKEGYNFNTSAEFEVVRTVKERACYLSLNPQKDETLETEKAQYVLPDGSTLNIGPARFRAPELLFRPDLIGDESSGIHEVLAYAIQKSDMDLRRTLFSTIVLCGGSTLIKGFGERLLTEVKKLAPKDVKIKISAPQERLYSTWIGGSILASLDTFKKMWVSKREYEEDRARAIHRKTF; this comes from the exons ATGGAATCCTATGACATTTTAGCTAACCAGCCTGTTGTGATTGATAAT GGTTCGGGGGTTATCAAGGCTGGTTTTGCAGGTGACCAGATCCCCAAATACTGCTTCCCTAACTA tgTGGGGCGTCCCAAGCATGTGCGTGTGATGGCAGGAGCCCTGGAGGGAGACCTCTTCATCGGACCCAAGGcagag GAGCACAGGGGCTTGTTGTCGGTTCGGTATCCGATGGAGCACGGGATAGTGAAGGACTGGAACGACATGGAGAGGATCTGGCAGTATGTTTATTCCAAGGAGCAGTTGCAGACTTTCTCCGAGGAG CATCCTGTACTGCTGACTGAAGCGCCGCTCAACCCCAGCAAGAACAGGGAGAAGGCTGCAGAGGTTTTCTTTGAGACCTTCAACGTTCCTGCTCTCTTCATCTCCATGCAGGCTGTCCTTAGCTT GTACGCCACAGGTCGTACCACTGGTGTCGTGTTGGATTCAGGGGATGGTGTAACCCACGTTGTGCCCATCTACGAGGGCTTTGCCATCCCACACTCCATCATGCGGGTGGACATTGCTGGAAGAGACGTCTCGCGGTACCTCCGTCTGCTGCTGCGCAAGGAAGGCTACAACTTCAACACCTCTGCAGAGTTCGAGGTTGTTCGCACCGTCAAAGAG AGAGCCTGTTATCTATCTCTCAACCCGCAAAAGGACGAGACTTTAGAAACAGAGAAGGCCCAGTATGTTCTCCCTGATGGAAGCACTTTAAAC ATCGGTCCGGCCAGGTTCCGCGCTCCAGAGCTGCTGTTCAGACCCGACCTGATAGGAGATGAAAGCTCTGGGATCCACGAGGTCCTGGCTTATGCTATCCAGAAGTCTGACATGGACCTCCGACGCACACTGTTCTCCACCATAGTATTGTGTGGGGGATCGACATTGATCAAAG GCTTTGGAGAAAGACTACTAACTGAAGTCAAGAAGCTCGCACCCAAAGACGTGAAGATCAAG ATTTCTGCTCCCCAAGAGAGGCTCTACTCCACGTGGATTGG TGGCTCTATCCTGGCATCATTGGACACCTTTAAAAAGATGTGGGTGTCAAAGCGGGAATATGAAGAAGACAGAGCACGTGCCATCCACAGGAAGACCTTCTAG